A genome region from Maridesulfovibrio salexigens DSM 2638 includes the following:
- a CDS encoding Rne/Rng family ribonuclease produces MTGKKQKKKEKMFISVLPGEQVEVALTQEGQVIEYYVEMLHQAKTKGNIYKGYIHNIDAALQAAFINYGAERNGFLQVDEVHPEYYQGAYKLKKGHRYPLLQKVLKPGQEIFVQVVKEPTGKKGAFLSSYLSIPGRYFVLTPGREQIGISRKIEDEKERERLKELIDEVNPGAGVGVIVRTASKGQSKSALRRDFKFLTRLWNDIREKGQDAKPPSLVYEEMGLAARAVRDYLSSDVVEIWVDDQETLEQVKKLATLSFPRRSNLVKLHSDTDKSLWERFNLVKQIEQIYGREVNLPSGGRLVFDQTEALTAIDINSGKIGGERNFKEMALKTNKESAEMIARQLKLRDLGGQVVIDFIEMKDPKHCREVEKTMRAALKGDRARTDVGRISRFGLMELVRQRLGSSAIAVSTEACPCCDGTGIRRNMEWQAMQAIKDIYRMLRRPNCESPLVYDAEEELALYLLNHKRDAISQYEKMFGTKINIEIQWNE; encoded by the coding sequence ATGACAGGTAAAAAGCAGAAGAAAAAAGAGAAAATGTTCATCAGCGTTCTCCCCGGCGAACAGGTGGAGGTCGCGCTGACTCAGGAAGGTCAGGTCATCGAGTATTACGTAGAAATGCTCCATCAGGCCAAGACCAAAGGTAACATCTACAAAGGTTACATTCATAACATTGATGCCGCGTTACAGGCGGCTTTCATCAACTACGGGGCTGAGCGTAATGGCTTCCTACAGGTTGATGAAGTGCATCCTGAATACTATCAGGGTGCTTATAAGCTCAAGAAAGGTCACCGTTATCCCCTGCTCCAGAAGGTTCTTAAGCCGGGACAGGAAATTTTCGTACAGGTAGTGAAAGAACCTACCGGTAAGAAGGGTGCATTCCTTTCCTCATATCTTTCTATTCCGGGCCGTTACTTTGTTCTTACTCCCGGACGCGAGCAGATCGGTATTTCCCGCAAGATTGAAGACGAAAAAGAGCGCGAAAGACTCAAGGAACTTATCGATGAGGTCAATCCCGGAGCGGGGGTGGGAGTTATTGTTCGTACCGCCAGCAAGGGACAGAGCAAATCAGCCCTGCGCCGCGACTTTAAATTCCTGACTCGTCTTTGGAATGACATCCGCGAAAAAGGACAGGACGCCAAGCCGCCGTCCCTCGTTTATGAGGAAATGGGACTGGCAGCCCGTGCCGTGCGCGATTACTTGTCTTCCGATGTTGTTGAAATCTGGGTTGATGATCAGGAAACCCTTGAGCAGGTAAAGAAACTGGCAACTCTTTCTTTCCCGCGCCGTTCCAATCTGGTTAAACTCCATTCCGATACTGACAAATCTCTCTGGGAACGGTTTAACCTTGTTAAGCAGATCGAGCAGATTTACGGTCGTGAGGTTAACCTGCCCTCCGGTGGACGACTTGTCTTCGACCAGACCGAGGCCCTGACCGCAATCGATATCAACTCCGGCAAGATTGGCGGCGAGCGCAATTTCAAGGAAATGGCTCTCAAAACCAACAAGGAAAGTGCCGAAATGATCGCCCGCCAGCTCAAGCTGCGTGACCTTGGCGGTCAGGTTGTTATCGACTTTATTGAGATGAAAGACCCCAAGCATTGCCGCGAGGTAGAAAAGACCATGCGGGCAGCTCTTAAGGGCGACCGTGCGCGTACCGATGTCGGCCGTATTTCCCGTTTTGGGCTTATGGAACTGGTTCGCCAGCGTCTGGGATCATCCGCAATTGCGGTTTCCACCGAGGCTTGTCCCTGCTGTGACGGTACCGGTATTCGTCGCAACATGGAATGGCAGGCTATGCAGGCCATCAAAGATATTTATCGTATGCTTCGCAGACCTAACTGCGAATCCCCGTTGGTCTACGATGCCGAGGAAGAGTTGGCTCTTTACCTACTCAACCACAAGCGCGATGCAATCTCTCAGTATGAGAAGATGTTCGGTACCAAGATTAACATCGAAATCCAGTGGAATGAATAA
- a CDS encoding helix-turn-helix domain-containing protein — translation MSNEQAYKEIAPRLAGLRDAMDMSVEELAEKVGVTPERAAQYESGTVEIPVSYLMDVAHLCGVSLTVLISGSEAHLTNYALVRNGKGLNVDRRKDYDYKNLASTFVGRRMEPFMVEVPSKEVADMNFTTHRGQEFIYVLEGRLELRLDDSVLELEEGDSLYFDSNTPHALRGLDGKSARMLDVIL, via the coding sequence ATGAGTAACGAACAGGCTTATAAAGAAATTGCACCGAGGCTTGCGGGCCTGCGTGATGCAATGGATATGAGCGTTGAAGAGCTGGCCGAGAAGGTCGGGGTTACCCCTGAACGTGCTGCGCAGTACGAATCCGGTACTGTGGAGATTCCGGTCAGTTATCTGATGGATGTGGCCCACCTTTGCGGAGTCAGCCTGACAGTGTTGATTTCCGGCAGTGAAGCCCACCTGACCAACTATGCACTGGTGCGCAACGGCAAAGGTCTTAATGTCGACCGTCGTAAAGACTATGACTACAAGAACCTTGCTTCTACTTTCGTAGGCCGCCGCATGGAACCTTTCATGGTCGAAGTACCGTCCAAAGAGGTTGCCGATATGAATTTCACCACCCATCGCGGGCAGGAGTTCATTTACGTGCTTGAAGGACGTCTTGAGTTAAGGCTCGACGATTCCGTGCTTGAGCTTGAAGAAGGCGATTCCCTCTACTTTGATTCCAATACTCCCCACGCTCTGCGAGGTCTTGACGGCAAATCCGCTCGCATGCTGGACGTCATTCTCTAG
- a CDS encoding MerR family transcriptional regulator: MVKTSSGLTVGRLAKKYGLSRSTLLYYDSIGLLSPSAHMKGEYRSYGADEEKRLAHICHYRRAGIPLKEIKVILDSPVSGITGVLETRLKELNEEIASLHEQREFISGILKSSPDVKSAKLDKAAWTEVLRSSGFSEKDMEDWHKAFERTHPDKHQQFLEYLQIPDDEIRLIRKWSSGPQRIIKVQQISEKYMKLFLNFFDTLAKLGPGSVESTKKALSMVRGLPEKAKVLNIGCGTGIETIALCEVTDMEFTALDNRQAVLDVLEKEAAKAGFTERITTVLGDMNEMDYDAESYDMIWCEGAIFITGFENGVSKWKKFIKPGGYICLSELAWLGDERPDEAVEFFQNIYPEMKSVRGNIEIMERHGYEVTGYFIEPESDWWDIYYAEMERNLPGYAEDNKDNSEMGVLEENLRREMEIMRKYGHAVGYAFYIARKK; encoded by the coding sequence ATGGTTAAAACATCGTCAGGTTTGACTGTGGGGCGGCTGGCTAAAAAATACGGCCTCTCGCGCAGTACGCTGCTTTATTATGATTCAATCGGGCTGCTTTCGCCGTCTGCTCATATGAAGGGCGAGTATCGTTCATATGGTGCGGATGAGGAAAAGAGACTGGCTCATATCTGCCATTATCGCAGAGCCGGGATACCGCTTAAGGAGATCAAGGTGATTCTTGATTCGCCTGTTAGCGGTATAACCGGTGTGCTGGAGACTCGGCTGAAGGAACTCAATGAGGAGATAGCCTCCCTGCATGAACAGCGGGAGTTCATTTCCGGGATTCTGAAGAGTTCACCGGATGTCAAATCCGCAAAGCTCGACAAGGCGGCTTGGACCGAAGTGCTGCGCTCATCCGGTTTCAGTGAAAAGGATATGGAAGATTGGCATAAGGCCTTTGAGCGTACCCATCCAGACAAGCATCAGCAGTTTTTGGAATATTTGCAGATACCGGACGATGAAATACGTTTGATCCGCAAGTGGTCTTCAGGACCGCAAAGGATCATCAAAGTACAACAAATCAGCGAGAAATATATGAAATTGTTTTTGAACTTTTTCGACACACTGGCAAAGCTTGGGCCCGGAAGTGTAGAGAGTACTAAGAAAGCCTTGAGCATGGTTCGCGGCCTGCCTGAAAAGGCCAAAGTCCTCAATATCGGTTGCGGAACCGGGATCGAGACCATAGCCCTCTGTGAAGTCACGGATATGGAGTTTACAGCCCTCGACAATCGTCAGGCTGTCTTGGATGTGCTGGAGAAGGAAGCAGCCAAGGCAGGCTTTACAGAACGCATTACAACCGTTCTCGGCGACATGAACGAGATGGATTATGACGCTGAGTCATATGACATGATTTGGTGCGAAGGTGCCATCTTCATTACAGGTTTTGAGAACGGTGTTTCCAAGTGGAAGAAGTTCATCAAGCCGGGCGGTTATATCTGCTTGAGTGAACTGGCATGGCTCGGCGACGAGCGTCCCGATGAAGCAGTGGAGTTCTTCCAGAATATCTATCCGGAAATGAAGTCCGTGCGCGGGAACATCGAGATTATGGAAAGGCATGGTTATGAGGTTACCGGATATTTCATCGAGCCTGAATCCGACTGGTGGGATATCTATTACGCTGAAATGGAGCGTAATCTGCCGGGATATGCCGAAGACAACAAAGATAATTCCGAGATGGGAGTGCTGGAAGAAAACCTGCGCCGCGAAATGGAAATCATGCGTAAGTATGGGCATGCCGTGGGTTATGCCTTCTACATCGCGCGTAAGAAATAA
- a CDS encoding AMP-binding protein, translating to MEQSHLREITLGALLDEAVEKWPDQEAVVYVDRDFRLTYREFGELVDDLAMGLMALGVKKGEKVAVWATNVPYWVALQFATAKIGAILLTVNTFYRTTELEYLLKQSECENLVIIDGFREIDYLQTAYDLIPELKTQERGYLKSEKFPDLKRVFFLGQEKHRGMYSMAEVINLSAVTTEDDYEARQATLDPHDVVNMQYTSGTTGFPKGVQLTHYNIGNNGFWIGENQGFKPGDRLCLPVPLFHCFGCVLGVLAAVNHGTTMVILEGFDPLLVMASVDQEKCTALYGVPTMFIAILEHKLFTKFDYSSLRTGIMAGSPCPIEVMKKVMDKMNMTDITICYGLTEASPVMTQTRMTDSIQRRTETVGRAMPEIEVAIINPETGEMCENGETGEICCRGYNVMKGYYNNPEATNSTIDMNGWLHSGDLGTMDDEGYVDVTGRLKDMIIRGGENIYPREIEEFLYTMDGILDVQVAGVPSEKYGEQVGAFIILKDGVEMTKQDVIDYCRGQISRYKIPKFITFLDAYPMTASGKIQKYKLRDMAAELYPDA from the coding sequence ATGGAACAATCACATCTTAGGGAAATTACTCTCGGGGCATTGCTGGATGAGGCTGTTGAAAAATGGCCCGATCAGGAAGCCGTTGTTTATGTGGACCGCGATTTCCGCCTGACTTACCGTGAATTCGGTGAACTGGTGGATGATCTGGCCATGGGCCTTATGGCTCTCGGGGTCAAGAAAGGTGAGAAGGTCGCTGTTTGGGCTACCAACGTGCCTTACTGGGTAGCATTGCAGTTCGCTACAGCGAAAATCGGGGCTATCCTGCTGACCGTTAATACTTTTTATCGCACCACCGAGCTGGAATACCTGCTCAAGCAGTCAGAGTGCGAAAACCTCGTCATCATTGATGGTTTTAGAGAGATTGATTATCTCCAGACTGCATATGACCTGATTCCCGAACTTAAGACTCAGGAACGCGGTTACCTCAAAAGCGAAAAATTCCCCGATCTCAAAAGGGTATTTTTCCTCGGTCAGGAAAAGCACCGCGGCATGTATTCCATGGCTGAGGTTATCAACCTTTCCGCAGTGACCACTGAAGATGATTACGAAGCGCGTCAGGCAACGCTTGATCCGCATGATGTTGTTAACATGCAGTACACTTCAGGAACCACCGGGTTCCCTAAAGGTGTTCAGCTGACTCACTACAATATCGGTAACAACGGATTCTGGATCGGTGAGAACCAGGGCTTTAAGCCCGGTGACCGTCTTTGTCTGCCCGTGCCTCTATTCCATTGCTTCGGTTGTGTTCTAGGTGTTCTGGCTGCGGTGAACCATGGAACCACAATGGTCATCCTTGAAGGATTTGACCCGCTGCTGGTCATGGCTTCCGTTGATCAGGAAAAGTGTACCGCCCTTTACGGCGTACCGACCATGTTCATCGCTATCCTTGAACATAAGCTGTTCACCAAGTTCGACTATTCTTCCCTGCGTACCGGTATTATGGCCGGATCGCCATGTCCTATTGAGGTCATGAAGAAGGTTATGGACAAGATGAACATGACCGACATTACGATCTGCTACGGTCTGACCGAGGCTTCCCCGGTTATGACCCAGACCCGCATGACTGACAGCATCCAGCGCCGTACCGAAACAGTCGGGCGGGCTATGCCTGAAATCGAAGTTGCCATCATCAACCCGGAAACTGGTGAGATGTGCGAAAACGGTGAAACAGGCGAAATCTGCTGTCGCGGCTACAACGTAATGAAGGGCTACTACAACAACCCTGAAGCCACCAATTCCACTATTGATATGAACGGATGGCTTCATTCCGGCGACCTCGGAACCATGGATGACGAAGGGTATGTTGATGTAACCGGACGCCTCAAGGATATGATCATCCGTGGCGGTGAGAATATCTATCCGCGTGAAATTGAAGAGTTCCTCTACACCATGGACGGTATTCTCGATGTTCAGGTGGCTGGGGTGCCCAGCGAAAAGTACGGGGAGCAGGTCGGAGCGTTCATTATCCTTAAGGATGGTGTAGAAATGACCAAGCAGGATGTTATCGACTACTGCCGTGGTCAGATTTCCCGCTACAAGATTCCCAAGTTCATTACTTTCCTTGACGCTTACCCCATGACCGCAAGCGGCAAGATTCAGAAATACAAACTCCGGGATATGGCTGCAGAGCTTTATCCTGACGCATAA
- a CDS encoding DUF2059 domain-containing protein — MKLLKIKSVVLITFFLLSLPTVSCAQDNVHYQAAMELTELTYDPDMFCKGFLYTATIAFGGQINKNPELAKYKEQIIEIFQDVITKALYEKRNQDLFKQTYAEIYTQEFSITELHEISAFYKTKAGKRLIKKMPVILSKWKQRANRIASSIMSLKYEQMLEERMAELIKSKSVHK; from the coding sequence ATGAAGTTACTTAAAATTAAATCAGTTGTCTTAATCACATTTTTTTTGCTTTCATTACCGACTGTATCATGTGCTCAAGACAACGTTCATTACCAAGCGGCTATGGAGTTAACAGAACTTACCTATGACCCTGATATGTTTTGCAAGGGATTTCTCTACACAGCTACAATCGCATTTGGAGGTCAAATCAACAAAAATCCAGAACTTGCTAAATACAAAGAGCAAATCATAGAAATATTTCAGGATGTAATCACAAAAGCTTTATACGAGAAAAGAAATCAGGATCTCTTTAAACAAACATACGCTGAAATTTATACGCAGGAATTCAGCATAACAGAACTACATGAAATATCGGCATTTTATAAAACCAAAGCAGGTAAAAGACTGATTAAGAAAATGCCTGTAATATTGAGTAAATGGAAACAACGGGCCAACCGGATCGCCAGCAGCATTATGTCGTTAAAATATGAGCAGATGCTTGAAGAAAGAATGGCCGAATTAATAAAAAGTAAATCAGTTCATAAGTAA
- a CDS encoding radical SAM protein, whose translation MGYRYVFGPVFSGRIGRSLGLDLLGRRVCSMDCVYCEVGKTDLLTGERDVYVPAAEILRELENWKQEGHQPPEFITLGGLGEPTLNSEMPEVIRGIKKLFPSMPVAVLTNATAMTDPEVRKELLEADVVLPSMDSLVASEFRAINRPCKGTDPTAIAKALIEFRKEFNGKIFLEVLLSRGYNDSDENLSLMKDFCSKLAPDRIDVVTLSRPGTLEKAGPVDSETLGRWKKVLDAAPCKDRDCGPDTGAKKRSGDETIAHVQGEGSHAFDRIQASIMRRPQTAQQLAGALDVPLERVEQVLAELEKSGKLHVRQTGNDIYYDCRLDGES comes from the coding sequence ATGGGTTATAGATATGTCTTCGGGCCGGTTTTTTCCGGCAGGATAGGTCGTTCACTGGGGCTGGACCTGCTTGGTCGCAGGGTTTGCTCTATGGATTGTGTGTATTGCGAAGTGGGCAAGACTGATCTGCTCACTGGTGAACGTGATGTTTATGTGCCCGCGGCTGAAATTCTTAGAGAATTAGAAAATTGGAAGCAGGAGGGGCATCAGCCGCCTGAGTTTATTACCCTTGGGGGACTCGGGGAACCGACCCTCAACTCTGAAATGCCCGAAGTAATTCGCGGCATAAAAAAACTTTTCCCGTCTATGCCTGTGGCCGTGCTGACAAACGCGACCGCCATGACGGACCCCGAAGTGAGAAAGGAATTGCTGGAAGCTGATGTGGTGCTTCCTTCTATGGATTCCCTTGTTGCTTCGGAATTCAGGGCCATAAACAGGCCGTGCAAAGGGACTGACCCTACGGCAATTGCCAAAGCCCTGATCGAATTCCGCAAGGAATTTAATGGTAAGATTTTTCTGGAAGTGCTCCTTTCACGGGGATACAACGATTCGGACGAAAACCTCTCTTTGATGAAAGATTTCTGTTCCAAACTTGCCCCGGACCGCATTGATGTGGTCACACTTTCGCGTCCCGGGACTCTGGAGAAGGCCGGTCCGGTTGATTCCGAGACCCTAGGCCGCTGGAAAAAGGTTCTTGATGCCGCGCCCTGTAAAGACAGGGATTGCGGACCGGATACCGGCGCAAAGAAAAGGAGCGGTGATGAGACCATTGCCCATGTGCAGGGCGAAGGCTCCCACGCATTTGACCGGATTCAGGCTTCTATCATGCGCAGGCCGCAGACAGCGCAACAGCTCGCCGGAGCACTTGATGTCCCCTTGGAAAGGGTGGAACAGGTTCTGGCAGAACTGGAAAAAAGCGGTAAACTGCACGTCAGGCAGACTGGAAATGATATTTATTACGATTGCAGGCTTGACGGAGAATCATGA
- a CDS encoding Fic family protein, with the protein MPTDYLKPEALTALLSEIDERKAQLDACRDSVSPQIVEALNIEYTYDSNRIEGNTLTLRETDLVINKGLTIGGKSMQEHLEAVNHYEAIQYVRELTAESTNFSEKVIKDIHGIILQGIDRENAGRYRSVPVAISGSRHIPPQPWQVPILMEQMVAWYAENEPVLHPVVLAAEVHERIATIHPFIDGNGRTARLVMNLILMQRGYLVVNIAGDTESRLAYYNALEKRNLEDDKIEFIELIAGYVLKSLCGVLERVK; encoded by the coding sequence ATGCCTACTGATTACCTTAAACCCGAAGCCCTGACTGCGCTGTTGAGCGAAATTGATGAGCGTAAAGCACAGCTTGATGCTTGTCGCGATTCCGTCAGTCCTCAGATCGTGGAAGCGCTGAATATTGAATATACCTATGATAGTAACCGCATTGAAGGTAACACCCTGACCCTGCGCGAGACCGACCTTGTCATTAACAAGGGGCTGACCATCGGCGGCAAGTCAATGCAGGAGCACCTTGAAGCGGTCAACCATTACGAAGCTATCCAGTACGTTCGCGAGTTGACCGCAGAATCCACAAATTTTTCAGAGAAGGTCATCAAAGACATTCACGGCATCATCCTGCAAGGCATAGATCGCGAAAACGCAGGACGCTACCGCAGTGTTCCTGTTGCTATTTCCGGCAGCCGCCACATTCCCCCGCAGCCGTGGCAGGTTCCTATTCTAATGGAGCAGATGGTTGCGTGGTATGCTGAGAATGAGCCTGTGCTACATCCCGTTGTTCTCGCTGCGGAAGTGCATGAGCGTATTGCTACCATACACCCATTCATAGACGGCAACGGGCGAACAGCACGCTTAGTAATGAATTTAATCTTGATGCAGCGTGGTTACTTGGTAGTTAATATCGCCGGGGATACTGAGAGTCGTCTGGCTTATTACAATGCTTTGGAGAAGCGTAATCTTGAGGACGACAAGATTGAATTTATTGAGTTGATTGCTGGGTATGTTTTGAAGAGTTTGTGTGGGGTTTTGGAGAGGGTGAAGTGA
- a CDS encoding tRNA (adenine-N1)-methyltransferase: MLEAGQLILLVNPKGKRYLRTLNAGEEIHTHDGMMYTDDILAAGYGKVVETHLGHKYQLLKPTIYDIIKGLKRQTQIMYPKEISYLLLKLGIGPGTRVVESGSGSGGLTTALAYYVGDTGKVYTHEKRPEFYKLVRKNLEWAGLEHRVEQFNLNIEDGFLASDCDALFLDVPNPWDYLHHIPKAVIPGAMCGFLLPTTNQVSDLLKAMESAPFEEQEVCEILVRRYKPIAERLRPEDRMVAHTGYLVFARNMAGCEMSVEAPKKKRENRGKPAADKYHVDRKDMIHAKKDVPEAAEEAKPKSNEEKAE, encoded by the coding sequence ATGCTTGAAGCTGGACAACTAATTTTGCTCGTAAACCCCAAAGGCAAGCGCTACCTGCGCACTCTTAATGCCGGGGAAGAAATACATACACATGACGGCATGATGTACACCGATGACATCCTTGCCGCCGGGTACGGAAAGGTTGTGGAAACCCATCTGGGCCACAAATACCAGCTCCTCAAACCCACCATCTACGATATCATCAAGGGCCTCAAACGCCAGACCCAGATCATGTACCCCAAAGAGATCAGCTACCTGCTGCTCAAACTGGGCATCGGTCCCGGCACCCGTGTAGTCGAATCCGGCTCCGGTTCCGGTGGCCTGACCACTGCTCTGGCCTACTACGTAGGTGATACCGGTAAGGTATACACCCACGAAAAACGCCCCGAATTTTACAAGCTGGTCCGCAAGAACCTTGAATGGGCCGGACTTGAGCACCGCGTTGAGCAGTTCAACCTGAACATCGAAGACGGCTTCCTCGCCAGCGATTGCGACGCCCTCTTCCTCGACGTACCCAACCCCTGGGATTATCTGCACCACATTCCCAAAGCAGTAATCCCCGGCGCAATGTGCGGTTTCCTGCTGCCGACCACCAATCAGGTCAGCGATCTTTTGAAAGCCATGGAAAGTGCGCCTTTCGAAGAGCAGGAAGTATGCGAAATTCTCGTTCGCCGCTACAAGCCCATCGCAGAACGTCTGCGCCCCGAAGACCGCATGGTAGCCCACACCGGATACCTAGTCTTCGCCCGTAACATGGCAGGCTGCGAAATGAGCGTAGAAGCGCCCAAGAAAAAGCGTGAGAATCGCGGCAAACCCGCTGCTGATAAATATCATGTAGATAGAAAAGACATGATTCACGCCAAGAAAGACGTGCCAGAAGCTGCTGAAGAAGCTAAGCCTAAATCCAATGAGGAGAAGGCTGAGTAA
- a CDS encoding AMP-binding protein: MEKQKYGSNEEFCTEYKTEVPDNYNFAFDCVDKIAADDPSRLAMIHVGPDGTRTEKDFDFFSKKSARLANALSKAGVEKGDRIMIILYRRIDWWVSMLACHKIGAVPVPSPNLLTVKDIQFRVNFAKIKGIIAEDSVADRADEAHKSCPSLKVMVQAGEGDLHDGWLDFETICGEASDSFPRPADCAGGDDSLLIFFSSGTTGQPKMVEHTHNYPLGHYVTGAYWHDLEPGAVHLTLADTGWGKAVWGKYYGQWMAGAVVFVWDFRGKFEPSELLRVLADNKVTSFCAPPTVYRFMIREDLSKYDLSALTHCTTAGELLNASVFEAWKEATGLPLYEGYGQTESVLQIATFPNMTPKPGSIGKPCPGWDIALIDTEGNLCAPGEEGQICVKLDPRPVGLFTGYLDEPQKTENVMVDGYYQTGDKAWMDEDGYYWFLGRTDDLIKSSGYRIGPFEVESALITHDAIVEAAVTGVPCDVRGQAVKATVVLAPGYEGSEELTKELQNHVKKVTAPYKYPRIIDYVTELPKTISGKIKRAEIRAKDEADAKA, translated from the coding sequence ATGGAAAAGCAGAAATACGGCTCTAACGAAGAGTTCTGTACCGAATACAAGACAGAAGTTCCCGATAATTACAACTTTGCCTTTGATTGCGTGGACAAGATCGCCGCTGATGATCCCAGCCGCTTGGCAATGATCCATGTCGGACCGGACGGCACCCGCACTGAAAAAGATTTCGACTTCTTTTCCAAGAAGTCCGCACGCCTCGCCAATGCTCTAAGCAAGGCCGGGGTAGAAAAGGGTGACCGCATCATGATCATCCTTTACCGCCGCATCGACTGGTGGGTATCAATGCTGGCCTGTCATAAGATAGGTGCTGTGCCCGTACCTTCACCGAACCTGCTTACTGTGAAGGATATTCAATTCCGAGTTAATTTTGCCAAGATCAAAGGCATCATCGCTGAAGATTCCGTAGCTGACCGTGCTGATGAAGCTCACAAGAGCTGCCCGTCCCTCAAGGTAATGGTTCAGGCTGGTGAAGGCGATCTGCATGACGGCTGGCTTGATTTCGAAACCATCTGTGGTGAAGCTTCTGACTCTTTCCCCCGTCCGGCTGATTGCGCTGGCGGTGATGATTCTCTGCTCATCTTCTTCTCTTCCGGTACAACCGGACAGCCGAAGATGGTTGAGCACACTCACAACTATCCGCTTGGCCACTATGTGACCGGTGCTTACTGGCACGATCTTGAGCCCGGTGCCGTTCACCTGACCCTTGCTGATACCGGTTGGGGTAAGGCTGTCTGGGGTAAATATTACGGTCAGTGGATGGCTGGTGCTGTGGTATTTGTCTGGGATTTCCGTGGCAAGTTTGAGCCTTCCGAGCTGCTGCGTGTTCTGGCTGACAACAAGGTCACCAGTTTTTGCGCACCTCCCACAGTTTACCGTTTCATGATCCGCGAAGATCTTTCAAAGTACGACCTTTCCGCGCTCACGCACTGCACCACCGCAGGTGAACTGCTTAACGCATCTGTGTTTGAAGCATGGAAAGAAGCTACCGGACTGCCTCTCTATGAAGGTTACGGACAGACTGAATCCGTGCTCCAGATCGCAACTTTCCCCAATATGACCCCTAAGCCGGGGTCCATCGGTAAGCCTTGTCCGGGCTGGGATATTGCGCTTATCGACACCGAAGGCAACCTTTGTGCTCCCGGTGAAGAAGGACAGATCTGCGTCAAGCTGGATCCCCGTCCCGTTGGTCTGTTCACCGGATACCTCGATGAGCCGCAGAAGACCGAAAATGTCATGGTCGACGGTTACTACCAGACCGGTGACAAGGCTTGGATGGACGAGGACGGCTATTACTGGTTCCTCGGCCGTACTGATGACCTGATCAAAAGTTCCGGTTACCGTATCGGACCCTTCGAAGTTGAGTCTGCGCTGATCACCCACGATGCCATTGTAGAAGCGGCCGTAACAGGTGTGCCTTGTGATGTTCGTGGTCAGGCCGTAAAAGCAACTGTTGTTCTCGCTCCCGGCTACGAAGGTAGCGAGGAGTTGACCAAGGAATTGCAGAACCACGTTAAGAAGGTTACCGCGCCTTACAAATACCCGCGTATCATCGATTACGTGACAGAATTGCCCAAGACCATCAGCGGCAAGATCAAGCGTGCCGAGATCCGCGCTAAGGACGAGGCTGACGCAAAGGCATAA
- a CDS encoding YccF domain-containing protein: MRTLGNILWYFPFFGFINAIMFFLLGSLLVLTVVASPLGLGLIQYSKFLFAPFSWSMVSKEDLNVESNPAWEAYSTIIMILWIPFGIIFAVITICQIVGLAISIVGIPVALVLAKSLRTIFNPVGMVCVPAVVANEVQRRKDEAAINKHIR, encoded by the coding sequence ATGAGAACACTCGGAAACATCTTGTGGTATTTCCCTTTCTTCGGATTCATAAACGCGATCATGTTTTTCCTGCTCGGCTCACTGCTGGTGCTGACCGTAGTTGCTTCACCGCTCGGTCTGGGGTTGATCCAGTACAGTAAGTTTCTTTTTGCACCTTTTAGTTGGTCCATGGTTTCCAAGGAGGATCTCAATGTGGAAAGCAACCCCGCTTGGGAAGCCTATTCCACAATCATCATGATTCTATGGATTCCCTTCGGGATCATCTTCGCGGTGATAACCATCTGTCAGATAGTAGGTCTGGCAATATCAATTGTGGGTATCCCGGTGGCCTTGGTGTTAGCAAAGTCACTGCGGACAATCTTCAATCCCGTGGGCATGGTTTGCGTGCCTGCTGTGGTTGCGAATGAGGTGCAGCGGCGTAAGGACGAGGCCGCTATTAATAAGCATATCCGCTAG